A genomic segment from Malus domestica chromosome 05, GDT2T_hap1 encodes:
- the LOC103420106 gene encoding replication factor C subunit 1-like isoform X3, with amino-acid sequence MSQADIRKWFMKSHDKGNSQKPVVTTSQTPSTAKTEPKESARGDQDNSGRRKTSKYFPPDKPTDDKETSKVPAKRKPHKDPDESIKPSPAKKAHKVIDDDDDDDDFVSPNLKKKSVDSTPSKKLKSTSGVGIPQKVTTIDEGGDDDAKAAKSPLKPAGRGRGGRGTSAGPTGGRGRGAGRGGFMNFGERKDPPHKGEKEVPEGAPDCLAGLTFVISGTLDSLEREEAEDLIKRHGGHITGSVSKKTNYLLCDEDIEGRKSSKAKELGTAFLTEDGLFDMIRASIGAKVPVHEAKKSVDDAAAASLPNKSPKKVTLKKDLTGSSLASSASSKLLQSDASLARHKKQTTGHSTFTWTEKYRPKVPNDIIGNQSLVKQLHDWLAHWNEQFLDTGNKKKGKNPTNSGAKRAVLLSGTPGIGKTTSAKLVSQMLGFQAIEVNASDSRCKSDSKIEKGIGGSNANSIKELVSNKALSKDGSKHPKTVLIMDEVDGMSAGDRGGVADLIASIKISKIPIICICNDRYSQKLKSLVNYCLLLSFHKPTKQQMAKRLMQIASAEGLQVNEIALEELAEKVNGDMRMAVNQLQYMSLSMSVIKYDDVRQRLLSSSKDEDISPFTAVDKLFGFNAGKLRMDERVDLSMSDPDLVPLLIQENYINYRPSSAVKDDSGIKRMDLIAHAAESIGNGDIFNVQIRKYRQWQLSQSACLSSSIIPAALLRGQRETLEQGERNFNRFGGWLGKNSTLGKNLRLLEDLHVHLLASRESSSGRETLRVEYLFLLLKRLTVPLRELPKDEAVQEVVEFMNAYSISQDDFDTIVELSKYKGHPNPLDGILPAVKAALTKAYKEGSKTRMVRAADFVTIPGMKKAPKKRIAALLEPSDVVIGENNDDTLVQSEDENSSDTEDLGTAAGEKLQKELQSLNTKGVQVQFDLKGAPNTSAKKTPAGRGRGGSTAAVEKKGGRGSGAGAKRKR; translated from the exons ATG TCACAGGCAGATATTAGGAAGTGGTTTATGAAGTCGCACGACAAGGGAAACAGCCAGAAACCGGTAGTGACTACTTCACAGACTCCTTCAACAGCTAAGACAGAGCCTAAAGAATCA GCGCGTGGAGATCAAGACAACTCTGGCAGGAGGAAAACTAGCAAGTATTTTCCCCCAGATAAGCCAACAGATGATAAAGAAACATCTAAAGTTCCAGCCAAAAGAAAGCCTCACAAGGATCCTGATGAATCTATTAAACCCTCACCTGCAAAAAAAGCTCACAAAGTTATTGATGACGATGATGACGATGACGATTTTGTCTCGCctaatttgaagaagaaatcaGTTGATTCCACTCCTAGTAAGAAACTGAAAAGCACGTCTGGCGTGGGAATCCCACAGAAGGTTACCACTATTGATGAAGGTGGCGATGATGATGCAAAGGCTGCCAAATCACCCCTCAAGCCGGCTGGTAGGGGTCGTGGTGGAAGAGGTACTTCTGCAGGACCAACCGGTGGAAGAGGCAGAGGCGCTGGACGAGGCGGATTTATGAACTTTGGAGAAAGGAAAGATCCTCCACACAAAGGAGAAAAG GAAGTTCCTGAAGGTGCTCCAGATTGTTTAGCTGGCTTGACTTTTGTAATTAGTGGTACACTTGACAg TTTGGAAAGAGAAGAAGCAGAGGATTTGATTAAACGTCATGGCGGTCATATTACTGGATCTGTCAGCAAGAAAACG AATTATCTTTTATGCGATGAAGATATTGAGGGAAGGAAATCCTCTAAAGCTAAAGAACTTGG TACGGCTTTTCTTACTGAGGATGGATTGTTTGATATGATTCGGGCGTCTATCGGTGCTAAAGTACCTGTACACGAAGCAAAGAAATCTGTGGATGATGCTGCAGCAGCATCTTTGCCCAATAAAAGCCCTAAGAAAGTAACATTAAAGA AAGATTTGACTGGAAGCTCGTTGGCATCAAGTGCATCTAGCAAACTGTTGCAGTCAGATGCCTCCCTTGCTAGGCATAAGAAGCAAACTACCGGCCATTCTACTTTTACTTGGACAGAAAAATACAGGCCAAAGGTTCCAAACGACATTATTGGGAATCAGTCATTG GTAAAGCAGCTTCATGATTGGTTGGCACATTGGAATGAGCAATTTCTTGATACTGGAAataagaaaaagggaaaaaaccCAACCAATTCTGGTGCAAAAAGGGCTGTACTTTTAAGTGGAACACCTGGTATAGGGAAAACGACGTCTGCAAAGTTAGTCAGTCAGATGCTTGGTTTCCAGGCAATTGAG GTAAATGCTAGTGACAGTCGTTGTAAATCTGATTCAAAGATTGAAAAGGGAATTGGTGGAAGCAATGCGAATTCGATTAAAGAGCTTGTCAGCAACAAGGCCCTAAGCAAGGATGG ATCAAAGCATCCCAAAACTGTGCTGATTATGGATGAGGTTGATGGGATGTCTGCTGGAGATCGGGGAGGAGTTGCTGATCTTATTGCTAGCATAAAGATTTCAAAAATTCCTATTATCTGCATTTGTAATGATCGTTACAGTCAGAAACTGAAAAGTCTTGTGAACTACTGTTTGCTTCTCAGCTTTCACAAACCTACCAAGCAACAG ATGGCAAAGAGGTTGATGCAAATTGCAAGTGCTGAAGGCcttcaagttaatgag ATTGCTCTTGAGGAACTGGCAGAAAAGGTTAATGGAGACATGCGAATGGCTGTTAACCAATTGCAATATATGAGCCTCTCAATGTCTGTCATTAAATATGATGATGTACGGCAACGCTTATTAAGCAGTTCAAAGGATGAAGATATTTCACCATTTACAGCTGTTGACAA GCTGTTTGGTTTTAATGCTGGAAAGTTGCGAATGGATGAGCGAGTTGACCTGAGCATGAGTGATCCTGACCTAGTCCCTCTTCTTATCCAG GAAAACTATATCAACTACAGGCCAAGTTCGGCTGTAAAAGATGATAGTGGGATAAAACGTATGGACTTGATTGCCCATGCCGCTGAGTCTATTGGCAATGGAGATATTTTCAATGTACAGATTAGAAAATATCGGCAATGGCAGCTTTCCCAAAGTGCTTGTCTTTCATCCTCTATAATTCC TGCTGCATTGTTGCGGGGGCAAAGAGAGACACTTGAGCag GGAGAAAGGAATTTTAATAGATTTGGAGGGTGGCTGGGAAAGAATTCAACGTTAGGGAAaaatcttaggctcttggaagATTTGCATGTTCATCTTCTTGCTTCTCGTGAATCTAGTTCGGGGAG GGAAACACTACGAGTTGAatacctttttcttcttctgaagCGATTGACCGTGCCACTACGTGAGCTGCCTAAG GATGAAGCTGTGCAGGAAGTTGTGGAGTTCATGAATGCTTACTCCATTAGTCAGGATGACTTTGATACTATTGTGGAGTTATCCAAATATAAG GGGCACCCAAATCCGCTAGATGGCATACTACCTGCTGTAAAAGCTGCTTTGACAAAAGCATAcaaagaaggaagcaaaacAAGGATGGTACGAGCTGCAGATTTTGTTACTATTCCTGGAATGAAAAAGGCCCCTAAGAAGCGGATTGCTGCCCTTTTAGAACCATCTGATGTTGTAATTGGAGAGAACAATGACGATACTTTGGTTCAGAGTGAAGATGAAAATTCGTCAGATACAGAGGACTTGG GCACTGCTGCTGGTGAGAAGCTGCAAAAGGAACTTCAGAGTTTGAACACAAAAG GAGTGCAAGTACAATTTGATTTGAAGGGTGCGCCAAATACAAGTGCAAAGAAGACACCAGCTGGAAGAGGTAGAGGTGGTTCCACTGCTGCCGTGGAGAAAAAAGGTGGCCGAGGTTCAGGAGCTGGTGCCAAGAGAAAGAGATGA
- the LOC103420106 gene encoding replication factor C subunit 1-like isoform X7, with the protein MSQADIRKWFMKSHDKGNSQKPVVTTSQTPSTAKTEPKESARGDQDNSGRRKTSKYFPPDKPTDDKETSKVPAKRKPHKDPDESIKPSPAKKAHKVIDDDDDDDDFVSPNLKKKSVDSTPSKKLKSTSGVGIPQKVTTIDEGGDDDAKAAKSPLKPAGRGRGGRGTSAGPTGGRGRGAGRGGFMNFGERKDPPHKGEKEVPEGAPDCLAGLTFVISGTLDSLEREEAEDLIKRHGGHITGSVSKKTNYLLCDEDIEGRKSSKAKELGTAFLTEDGLFDMIRASIGAKVPVHEAKKSVDDAAAASLPNKSPKKVTLKKDLTGSSLASSASSKLLQSDASLARHKKQTTGHSTFTWTEKYRPKVPNDIIGNQSLVKQLHDWLAHWNEQFLDTGNKKKGKNPTNSGAKRAVLLSGTPGIGKTTSAKLVSQMLGFQAIEVNASDSRCKSDSKIEKGIGGSNANSIKELVSNKALSKDGSKHPKTVLIMDEVDGMSAGDRGGVADLIASIKISKIPIICICNDRYSQKLKSLVNYCLLLSFHKPTKQQMAKRLMQIASAEGLQVNEIALEELAEKVNGDMRMAVNQLQYMSLSMSVIKYDDVRQRLLSSSKDEDISPFTAVDKLFGFNAGKLRMDERVDLSMSDPDLVPLLIQENYINYRPSSAVKDDSGIKRMDLIAHAAESIGNGDIFNVQIRKYRQWQLSQSACLSSSIIPAALLRGQRETLEQGERNFNRFGGWLGKNSTLGKNLRLLEDLHVHLLASRESSSGRETLRVEYLFLLLKRLTVPLRELPKDEAVQEVVEFMNAYSISQDDFDTIVELSKYKGHPNPLDGILPAVKAALTKAYKEGSKTRMVRAADFVTIPGMKKAPKKRIAALLEPSDVVIGENNDDTLVQSEDENSSDTEDLGVQVQFDLKGAPNTSAKKTPAGRGRGGSTAAVEKKGGRGSGAGAKRKR; encoded by the exons ATG TCACAGGCAGATATTAGGAAGTGGTTTATGAAGTCGCACGACAAGGGAAACAGCCAGAAACCGGTAGTGACTACTTCACAGACTCCTTCAACAGCTAAGACAGAGCCTAAAGAATCA GCGCGTGGAGATCAAGACAACTCTGGCAGGAGGAAAACTAGCAAGTATTTTCCCCCAGATAAGCCAACAGATGATAAAGAAACATCTAAAGTTCCAGCCAAAAGAAAGCCTCACAAGGATCCTGATGAATCTATTAAACCCTCACCTGCAAAAAAAGCTCACAAAGTTATTGATGACGATGATGACGATGACGATTTTGTCTCGCctaatttgaagaagaaatcaGTTGATTCCACTCCTAGTAAGAAACTGAAAAGCACGTCTGGCGTGGGAATCCCACAGAAGGTTACCACTATTGATGAAGGTGGCGATGATGATGCAAAGGCTGCCAAATCACCCCTCAAGCCGGCTGGTAGGGGTCGTGGTGGAAGAGGTACTTCTGCAGGACCAACCGGTGGAAGAGGCAGAGGCGCTGGACGAGGCGGATTTATGAACTTTGGAGAAAGGAAAGATCCTCCACACAAAGGAGAAAAG GAAGTTCCTGAAGGTGCTCCAGATTGTTTAGCTGGCTTGACTTTTGTAATTAGTGGTACACTTGACAg TTTGGAAAGAGAAGAAGCAGAGGATTTGATTAAACGTCATGGCGGTCATATTACTGGATCTGTCAGCAAGAAAACG AATTATCTTTTATGCGATGAAGATATTGAGGGAAGGAAATCCTCTAAAGCTAAAGAACTTGG TACGGCTTTTCTTACTGAGGATGGATTGTTTGATATGATTCGGGCGTCTATCGGTGCTAAAGTACCTGTACACGAAGCAAAGAAATCTGTGGATGATGCTGCAGCAGCATCTTTGCCCAATAAAAGCCCTAAGAAAGTAACATTAAAGA AAGATTTGACTGGAAGCTCGTTGGCATCAAGTGCATCTAGCAAACTGTTGCAGTCAGATGCCTCCCTTGCTAGGCATAAGAAGCAAACTACCGGCCATTCTACTTTTACTTGGACAGAAAAATACAGGCCAAAGGTTCCAAACGACATTATTGGGAATCAGTCATTG GTAAAGCAGCTTCATGATTGGTTGGCACATTGGAATGAGCAATTTCTTGATACTGGAAataagaaaaagggaaaaaaccCAACCAATTCTGGTGCAAAAAGGGCTGTACTTTTAAGTGGAACACCTGGTATAGGGAAAACGACGTCTGCAAAGTTAGTCAGTCAGATGCTTGGTTTCCAGGCAATTGAG GTAAATGCTAGTGACAGTCGTTGTAAATCTGATTCAAAGATTGAAAAGGGAATTGGTGGAAGCAATGCGAATTCGATTAAAGAGCTTGTCAGCAACAAGGCCCTAAGCAAGGATGG ATCAAAGCATCCCAAAACTGTGCTGATTATGGATGAGGTTGATGGGATGTCTGCTGGAGATCGGGGAGGAGTTGCTGATCTTATTGCTAGCATAAAGATTTCAAAAATTCCTATTATCTGCATTTGTAATGATCGTTACAGTCAGAAACTGAAAAGTCTTGTGAACTACTGTTTGCTTCTCAGCTTTCACAAACCTACCAAGCAACAG ATGGCAAAGAGGTTGATGCAAATTGCAAGTGCTGAAGGCcttcaagttaatgag ATTGCTCTTGAGGAACTGGCAGAAAAGGTTAATGGAGACATGCGAATGGCTGTTAACCAATTGCAATATATGAGCCTCTCAATGTCTGTCATTAAATATGATGATGTACGGCAACGCTTATTAAGCAGTTCAAAGGATGAAGATATTTCACCATTTACAGCTGTTGACAA GCTGTTTGGTTTTAATGCTGGAAAGTTGCGAATGGATGAGCGAGTTGACCTGAGCATGAGTGATCCTGACCTAGTCCCTCTTCTTATCCAG GAAAACTATATCAACTACAGGCCAAGTTCGGCTGTAAAAGATGATAGTGGGATAAAACGTATGGACTTGATTGCCCATGCCGCTGAGTCTATTGGCAATGGAGATATTTTCAATGTACAGATTAGAAAATATCGGCAATGGCAGCTTTCCCAAAGTGCTTGTCTTTCATCCTCTATAATTCC TGCTGCATTGTTGCGGGGGCAAAGAGAGACACTTGAGCag GGAGAAAGGAATTTTAATAGATTTGGAGGGTGGCTGGGAAAGAATTCAACGTTAGGGAAaaatcttaggctcttggaagATTTGCATGTTCATCTTCTTGCTTCTCGTGAATCTAGTTCGGGGAG GGAAACACTACGAGTTGAatacctttttcttcttctgaagCGATTGACCGTGCCACTACGTGAGCTGCCTAAG GATGAAGCTGTGCAGGAAGTTGTGGAGTTCATGAATGCTTACTCCATTAGTCAGGATGACTTTGATACTATTGTGGAGTTATCCAAATATAAG GGGCACCCAAATCCGCTAGATGGCATACTACCTGCTGTAAAAGCTGCTTTGACAAAAGCATAcaaagaaggaagcaaaacAAGGATGGTACGAGCTGCAGATTTTGTTACTATTCCTGGAATGAAAAAGGCCCCTAAGAAGCGGATTGCTGCCCTTTTAGAACCATCTGATGTTGTAATTGGAGAGAACAATGACGATACTTTGGTTCAGAGTGAAGATGAAAATTCGTCAGATACAGAGGACTTGG GAGTGCAAGTACAATTTGATTTGAAGGGTGCGCCAAATACAAGTGCAAAGAAGACACCAGCTGGAAGAGGTAGAGGTGGTTCCACTGCTGCCGTGGAGAAAAAAGGTGGCCGAGGTTCAGGAGCTGGTGCCAAGAGAAAGAGATGA
- the LOC103420106 gene encoding replication factor C subunit 1-like isoform X2 has protein sequence MSQADIRKWFMKSHDKGNSQKPVVTTSQTPSTAKTEPKESARGDQDNSGRRKTSKYFPPDKPTDDKETSKVPAKRKPHKDPDESIKPSPAKKAHKVIDDDDDDDDFVSPNLKKKSVDSTPSKKLKSTSGVGIPQKVTTIDEGGDDDAKAAKSPLKPAGRGRGGRGTSAGPTGGRGRGAGRGGFMNFGERKDPPHKGEKEVPEGAPDCLAGLTFVISGTLDSLEREEAEDLIKRHGGHITGSVSKKTNYLLCDEDIEGRKSSKAKELGTAFLTEDGLFDMIRASIGAKVPVHEAKKSVDDAAAASLPNKSPKKVTLKNLTGSSLASSASSKLLQSDASLARHKKQTTGHSTFTWTEKYRPKVPNDIIGNQSLVKQLHDWLAHWNEQFLDTGNKKKGKNPTNSGAKRAVLLSGTPGIGKTTSAKLVSQMLGFQAIEVNASDSRCKSDSKIEKGIGGSNANSIKELVSNKALSKDGSKHPKTVLIMDEVDGMSAGDRGGVADLIASIKISKIPIICICNDRYSQKLKSLVNYCLLLSFHKPTKQQMAKRLMQIASAEGLQVNEIALEELAEKVNGDMRMAVNQLQYMSLSMSVIKYDDVRQRLLSSSKDEDISPFTAVDKLFGFNAGKLRMDERVDLSMSDPDLVPLLIQENYINYRPSSAVKDDSGIKRMDLIAHAAESIGNGDIFNVQIRKYRQWQLSQSACLSSSIIPAALLRGQRETLEQGERNFNRFGGWLGKNSTLGKNLRLLEDLHVHLLASRESSSGRETLRVEYLFLLLKRLTVPLRELPKDEAVQEVVEFMNAYSISQDDFDTIVELSKYKGHPNPLDGILPAVKAALTKAYKEGSKTRMVRAADFVTIPGMKKAPKKRIAALLEPSDVVIGENNDDTLVQSEDENSSDTEDLEGTAAGEKLQKELQSLNTKGVQVQFDLKGAPNTSAKKTPAGRGRGGSTAAVEKKGGRGSGAGAKRKR, from the exons ATG TCACAGGCAGATATTAGGAAGTGGTTTATGAAGTCGCACGACAAGGGAAACAGCCAGAAACCGGTAGTGACTACTTCACAGACTCCTTCAACAGCTAAGACAGAGCCTAAAGAATCA GCGCGTGGAGATCAAGACAACTCTGGCAGGAGGAAAACTAGCAAGTATTTTCCCCCAGATAAGCCAACAGATGATAAAGAAACATCTAAAGTTCCAGCCAAAAGAAAGCCTCACAAGGATCCTGATGAATCTATTAAACCCTCACCTGCAAAAAAAGCTCACAAAGTTATTGATGACGATGATGACGATGACGATTTTGTCTCGCctaatttgaagaagaaatcaGTTGATTCCACTCCTAGTAAGAAACTGAAAAGCACGTCTGGCGTGGGAATCCCACAGAAGGTTACCACTATTGATGAAGGTGGCGATGATGATGCAAAGGCTGCCAAATCACCCCTCAAGCCGGCTGGTAGGGGTCGTGGTGGAAGAGGTACTTCTGCAGGACCAACCGGTGGAAGAGGCAGAGGCGCTGGACGAGGCGGATTTATGAACTTTGGAGAAAGGAAAGATCCTCCACACAAAGGAGAAAAG GAAGTTCCTGAAGGTGCTCCAGATTGTTTAGCTGGCTTGACTTTTGTAATTAGTGGTACACTTGACAg TTTGGAAAGAGAAGAAGCAGAGGATTTGATTAAACGTCATGGCGGTCATATTACTGGATCTGTCAGCAAGAAAACG AATTATCTTTTATGCGATGAAGATATTGAGGGAAGGAAATCCTCTAAAGCTAAAGAACTTGG TACGGCTTTTCTTACTGAGGATGGATTGTTTGATATGATTCGGGCGTCTATCGGTGCTAAAGTACCTGTACACGAAGCAAAGAAATCTGTGGATGATGCTGCAGCAGCATCTTTGCCCAATAAAAGCCCTAAGAAAGTAACATTAAAGA ATTTGACTGGAAGCTCGTTGGCATCAAGTGCATCTAGCAAACTGTTGCAGTCAGATGCCTCCCTTGCTAGGCATAAGAAGCAAACTACCGGCCATTCTACTTTTACTTGGACAGAAAAATACAGGCCAAAGGTTCCAAACGACATTATTGGGAATCAGTCATTG GTAAAGCAGCTTCATGATTGGTTGGCACATTGGAATGAGCAATTTCTTGATACTGGAAataagaaaaagggaaaaaaccCAACCAATTCTGGTGCAAAAAGGGCTGTACTTTTAAGTGGAACACCTGGTATAGGGAAAACGACGTCTGCAAAGTTAGTCAGTCAGATGCTTGGTTTCCAGGCAATTGAG GTAAATGCTAGTGACAGTCGTTGTAAATCTGATTCAAAGATTGAAAAGGGAATTGGTGGAAGCAATGCGAATTCGATTAAAGAGCTTGTCAGCAACAAGGCCCTAAGCAAGGATGG ATCAAAGCATCCCAAAACTGTGCTGATTATGGATGAGGTTGATGGGATGTCTGCTGGAGATCGGGGAGGAGTTGCTGATCTTATTGCTAGCATAAAGATTTCAAAAATTCCTATTATCTGCATTTGTAATGATCGTTACAGTCAGAAACTGAAAAGTCTTGTGAACTACTGTTTGCTTCTCAGCTTTCACAAACCTACCAAGCAACAG ATGGCAAAGAGGTTGATGCAAATTGCAAGTGCTGAAGGCcttcaagttaatgag ATTGCTCTTGAGGAACTGGCAGAAAAGGTTAATGGAGACATGCGAATGGCTGTTAACCAATTGCAATATATGAGCCTCTCAATGTCTGTCATTAAATATGATGATGTACGGCAACGCTTATTAAGCAGTTCAAAGGATGAAGATATTTCACCATTTACAGCTGTTGACAA GCTGTTTGGTTTTAATGCTGGAAAGTTGCGAATGGATGAGCGAGTTGACCTGAGCATGAGTGATCCTGACCTAGTCCCTCTTCTTATCCAG GAAAACTATATCAACTACAGGCCAAGTTCGGCTGTAAAAGATGATAGTGGGATAAAACGTATGGACTTGATTGCCCATGCCGCTGAGTCTATTGGCAATGGAGATATTTTCAATGTACAGATTAGAAAATATCGGCAATGGCAGCTTTCCCAAAGTGCTTGTCTTTCATCCTCTATAATTCC TGCTGCATTGTTGCGGGGGCAAAGAGAGACACTTGAGCag GGAGAAAGGAATTTTAATAGATTTGGAGGGTGGCTGGGAAAGAATTCAACGTTAGGGAAaaatcttaggctcttggaagATTTGCATGTTCATCTTCTTGCTTCTCGTGAATCTAGTTCGGGGAG GGAAACACTACGAGTTGAatacctttttcttcttctgaagCGATTGACCGTGCCACTACGTGAGCTGCCTAAG GATGAAGCTGTGCAGGAAGTTGTGGAGTTCATGAATGCTTACTCCATTAGTCAGGATGACTTTGATACTATTGTGGAGTTATCCAAATATAAG GGGCACCCAAATCCGCTAGATGGCATACTACCTGCTGTAAAAGCTGCTTTGACAAAAGCATAcaaagaaggaagcaaaacAAGGATGGTACGAGCTGCAGATTTTGTTACTATTCCTGGAATGAAAAAGGCCCCTAAGAAGCGGATTGCTGCCCTTTTAGAACCATCTGATGTTGTAATTGGAGAGAACAATGACGATACTTTGGTTCAGAGTGAAGATGAAAATTCGTCAGATACAGAGGACTTGG AAGGCACTGCTGCTGGTGAGAAGCTGCAAAAGGAACTTCAGAGTTTGAACACAAAAG GAGTGCAAGTACAATTTGATTTGAAGGGTGCGCCAAATACAAGTGCAAAGAAGACACCAGCTGGAAGAGGTAGAGGTGGTTCCACTGCTGCCGTGGAGAAAAAAGGTGGCCGAGGTTCAGGAGCTGGTGCCAAGAGAAAGAGATGA